One genomic window of Muntiacus reevesi chromosome 4, mMunRee1.1, whole genome shotgun sequence includes the following:
- the EPM2AIP1 gene encoding EPM2A-interacting protein 1 encodes MWMTPKRSKMEIDESRAFRAEWTQRYLVVEPPEGEGALCLVCRRLVAATCESDVKQHYEAEHEYYERYVTEDERAALVERLRRGDLPEAAPLTPEQRIARAGLGLARLLALKGCGWGEGDFVHRCMAVMLRDVLPDHVGIMDGIDLSPETTRQRVLDIHQNLRSQLFNRAKNFKAYSLALDDQAFVAYENYLLVFVRGVGHNLEVHEELLTIINLTHHFSVGALMAAILEALQTAGLSLQRMVGLTTTHTLRMIGENSGLVSYMREKAVSPNCWNVIHYSGFLHLELLSSYDVDVNQIINAVSEWIVLIKTRGVRRPEFQALLTESESEHGERVNGRCLNNWLRKGKTLKLIFSLRKEIETFLVSVGATTVHFTDKEWLCDFGFLVDIMDHLGEISELLRVNRVFAAAAFDHICAFEVKLNLLQRQVEEKNLTNFAALSQVVDELKENLQEDEKVLDLERYRGVICRIQKEFERHFKDLKFIKKDLELFANPFSFKPEYAPISVRVELTKLQANANLWEEYRTKDLGQFYAGLPAESYPIIKGVACKVASLFDSSKICEKAFSYLTRNQHTLSQPLTDEHLHALFRIATTEIEPRWDDLVRGRNESNP; translated from the coding sequence ATGTGGATGACGCCCAAGAGGAGCAAAATGGAAATCGACGAGTCTCGGGCGTTCCGGGCCGAGTGGACCCAGCGGTACCTGGTGGTGGAGCCTCCGGAGGGCGAGGGCGCCTTATGCCTGGTCTGTCGCCGCCTGGTCGCAGCTACCTGCGAATCCGACGTCAAGCAGCACTACGAGGCCGAGCACGAGTACTACGAGCGGTATGTAACGGAGGACGAGCGCGCGGCGCTGGTGGAGCGTCTGCGTCGGGGCGACTTGCCGGAGGCCGCCCCGCTCACTCCGGAGCAGAGAATAGCTCGTGCAGGCCTGGGACTCGCCCGCCTCTTGGCCTTGAAGGGTTGCGGCTGGGGCGAGGGGGACTTTGTGCACCGGTGCATGGCGGTGATGCTGAGAGACGTGCTGCCCGATCACGTAGGCATTATGGATGGCATCGATTTATCTCCAGAGACCACGCGGCAGAGAGTCCTGGACATTCACCAGAATCTACGCAGTCAACTTTTTAACCGAGCCAAGAACTTTAAAGCCTATTCCCTTGCCTTGGATGACCAGGCTTTTGTGGCCTATGAGAACTACCTGCTGGTCTTTGTCCGCGGCGTCGGCCACAATTTGGAGGTACACGAAGAGCTTCTGACCATAATCAACCTGACTCATCACTTCAGTGTTGGCGCCCTCATGGCGGCAATCCTTGAGGCCCTGCAGACGGCCGGGCTTAGCCTGCAGCGCATGGTTGGACTGACCACGACCCACACTCTGAGGATGATTGGAGAGAACTCAGGACTGGTGTCATACATGAGAGAAAAGGCTGTAAGCCCCAACTGTTGGAATGTGATCCACTATTCGGGATTTCTTCACTTGGAACTGTTGAGCTCCTACGATGTGGATGTTAATCAGATCATAAATGCCGTATCTGAATGGATAGTTTTGATTAAGACCAGAGGCGTGAGGCGGCCGGAATTTCAGGCTTTACTGACTGAATCTGAATCAGAGCACGGTGAAAGGGTTAACGGACGCTGTCTGAACAACTGGCTTAGGAAAGGGAAGACTTTGAAACTAATATTTTCCTTAAGAAAAGAGATAGAAACATTCTTGGTCTCGGTAGGAGCCACGACGGTccatttcacagacaaggaaTGGCTCTGTGACTTCGGCTTCCTGGTGGATATTATGGACCACCTTGGAGAAATTAGCGAACTATTGAGAGTGAACAGAGTCTTTGCTGCCGCCGCCTTTGACCATATCTGTGCCTTTGAAGTGAAGCTGAATTTACTTCAGAGACAAGTcgaggaaaaaaatctgacaaacTTTGCTGCCTTGAGCCAAGTGGTTGATGAGCTTAAAGAGAATCTTCAAGAAGACGAAAAAGTACTCGATCTTGAGAGGTATCGAGGGGTGATCTGTCGCATACAGAAAGAGTTTGAACGACATTTCAAGGACCTCAAGTTCATTAAAAAGGACTTAGAGCTTTTTGCTAATCCATTTAGCTTTAAACCTGAATATGCGCCTATTTCAGTAAGGGTGGAACTTACAAAACTTCAGGCAAATGCTAACCTTTGGGAGGAATACAGAACCAAAGATTTAGGGCAGTTCTATGCTGGGCTGCCTGCAGAATCTTACCCGATTATCAAAGGGGTTGCCTGTAAGGTGGCATCCTTGTTTGATAGCAGCAAAATCTGTGAGAAGGCTTTTTCATATTTGACTCGAAACCAACACACTTTGAGCCAGCCTTTGACAGACGAACACCTCCACGCCCTGTTTCGGATTGCCACCACTGAAATAGAGCCACGCTGGGATGATCTTGTGAGAGGAAGAAATGAATCCAATCCATAA